Proteins found in one bacterium genomic segment:
- a CDS encoding aldose 1-epimerase family protein, which produces MSSEKNWVLTDVKAGIWLETFSRTSETAGGNSPGNWSIVKRTLHGGFTEGVDVIEVNNGALSFTIVPTRGMGLWKGRYDGCELGWRSPVTGPVNPMFVNPLDCGGLGWLQGFDECIVRCGLNSNGAAGKDIVPDNNGNPSEITLPLHGRIANIPASRVEVRVIESAGTTELVVSGMVDEGMLFFPCLRLETRISTVVGSNAVTIHDEVVNLNAVERELELLYHCNFGEPFLEKGSRMVAPSRQVAPRDAGAAEGIKGYNTYLAPTPGFVEQVYWHQLCADRKGNTVAMLRNKAGNKGVALRFNLKQLPCFVQWKNTGGLGDGYVTGLEPGTNLPNPKRFERDQGRVIRLAPGQRHVVDLTMEVHTTAQGVAGLEKEIGALLGRTRPKVSLKPLPKWSL; this is translated from the coding sequence ATGAGCAGTGAAAAGAATTGGGTTCTGACGGATGTGAAGGCGGGGATCTGGCTGGAAACGTTCAGCCGCACCTCTGAAACGGCGGGAGGCAACAGTCCGGGGAACTGGTCTATCGTCAAGCGGACGTTGCATGGAGGCTTCACCGAAGGCGTGGATGTCATCGAGGTTAACAACGGGGCACTCTCCTTCACGATTGTTCCCACCCGTGGGATGGGTCTTTGGAAAGGTCGCTATGACGGCTGCGAACTCGGATGGCGTTCGCCGGTGACCGGGCCGGTGAATCCGATGTTTGTTAATCCCCTGGACTGCGGGGGCTTGGGCTGGTTGCAGGGCTTTGACGAATGTATTGTGCGGTGCGGCTTGAACTCCAATGGCGCAGCGGGGAAGGATATTGTCCCGGACAACAATGGGAACCCCTCCGAGATCACGCTACCTTTGCATGGCCGGATCGCCAATATCCCTGCCAGCCGGGTGGAGGTTCGTGTCATTGAGTCAGCCGGCACCACAGAACTGGTAGTCTCGGGAATGGTAGATGAGGGAATGTTGTTCTTTCCGTGTCTCCGGTTGGAGACCCGGATCTCAACCGTGGTGGGCAGCAATGCTGTTACCATCCATGATGAGGTGGTTAACTTGAATGCGGTGGAGCGGGAGCTGGAACTGCTCTATCATTGCAACTTTGGAGAACCCTTTCTTGAGAAGGGCAGCCGGATGGTGGCGCCCAGTCGACAGGTGGCGCCACGTGATGCCGGGGCAGCTGAAGGCATTAAGGGCTATAATACATATCTTGCTCCCACGCCCGGCTTTGTCGAGCAGGTCTACTGGCATCAGCTCTGTGCGGACCGCAAAGGGAATACGGTGGCGATGCTGCGGAACAAGGCCGGAAATAAAGGGGTGGCGCTCCGGTTCAACCTCAAGCAACTTCCTTGTTTCGTCCAATGGAAAAATACGGGTGGGCTGGGGGACGGCTATGTTACCGGACTTGAGCCCGGCACGAATTTGCCGAACCCGAAACGCTTCGAGCGCGATCAGGGCCGGGTGATCCGGTTGGCGCCAGGACAGCGGCATGTGGTGGATCTGACCATGGAAGTGCACACCACGGCGCAGGGGGTGGCTGGGCTGGAGAAAGAAATCGGGGCGCTATTGGGTAGGACCCGGCCCAAGGTATCCCTGAAACCTCTTCCGAAATGGTCCCTGTAA
- a CDS encoding HipA domain-containing protein → MPSTNCQICLEPLGEGGDQFHEACCRKLFGALHPPELPYTWEQLNQLAEKTVRQHVTVPGVQPKLSLHLEKGKHPRNSRFTLVGLEGEYILKPPVAHFPQMPELEHLTMRLAKCFGISTAECGLIPLDGGPLAFITKRMDRDGKTKLHMEDMCQLTDRLTEQKYRGSLEQVGKAILRYCSNPIFDALRLFEVTLFCFLTGNSDMHLKNFSLLYRLGGVIALSPAYDLLPTVLLLPEDVEETALTLNGRKNRLTREDFTRFATSMKLTPKQIGNVYEHFSNSLSPALQLLEKGFCTPDTKGRFKTLFEERAARIHLREDVKRHLTGNREVLK, encoded by the coding sequence ATGCCTAGTACGAACTGCCAGATCTGTCTTGAACCGCTAGGCGAAGGGGGCGACCAATTTCATGAAGCATGTTGTCGCAAGCTCTTTGGGGCCCTCCACCCGCCTGAGTTGCCCTACACATGGGAGCAACTGAATCAACTGGCGGAAAAAACCGTTCGCCAGCATGTCACCGTTCCCGGTGTTCAACCCAAGCTTTCCTTGCATCTTGAAAAAGGAAAACACCCGCGGAATTCCCGATTCACGCTGGTTGGCCTGGAGGGAGAATACATTCTCAAACCTCCGGTTGCCCACTTTCCACAAATGCCTGAACTTGAGCATCTGACCATGCGCCTAGCCAAGTGCTTCGGCATCTCAACGGCCGAATGCGGGCTCATTCCACTGGATGGTGGCCCACTCGCGTTCATCACCAAGCGCATGGACCGCGATGGCAAAACAAAACTTCACATGGAAGACATGTGCCAACTGACCGACCGGCTGACTGAACAGAAATACCGTGGCTCACTGGAACAGGTTGGCAAGGCGATCCTGCGTTATTGTAGCAACCCGATCTTCGATGCCCTGCGGTTGTTCGAAGTAACGCTATTCTGTTTCCTCACCGGAAACTCGGATATGCATCTGAAGAACTTTTCGTTACTTTATCGACTCGGCGGTGTAATTGCCTTGTCACCCGCCTATGACCTGCTCCCAACCGTCCTGCTGCTACCGGAGGATGTCGAAGAGACCGCGCTAACACTGAATGGTCGCAAGAATCGTTTGACCAGGGAGGATTTCACGCGATTTGCCACTTCCATGAAGCTAACGCCCAAGCAGATCGGGAACGTCTATGAGCATTTTTCAAACAGCCTCTCCCCCGCCCTTCAGTTGCTGGAAAAGGGATTCTGTACCCCCGACACGAAAGGTCGATTCAAAACGCTGTTTGAAGAGCGTGCCGCCCGCATCCACCTGCGCGAGGACGTCAAACGCCACCTGACAGGAAATCGGGAAGTTCTGAAATAA
- a CDS encoding HipA N-terminal domain-containing protein: protein MRSAEIHMQSRLAGILEERDHDYVFTYDADYLADAHAVAISLSLPLQSENFNDKRLFPFFDGLIPEGWLLDIAEHTWKLDPRDRMGLLMACCRDCIGAVSVIPVEAQDA, encoded by the coding sequence ATGAGGAGCGCTGAAATCCATATGCAGAGCCGTTTGGCAGGAATACTCGAGGAAAGGGATCATGACTATGTGTTTACGTATGATGCCGACTACTTAGCGGACGCCCACGCGGTTGCCATCAGCCTGTCATTACCCCTTCAGTCTGAAAACTTCAACGACAAGCGACTCTTTCCCTTCTTTGACGGCTTGATTCCAGAAGGCTGGCTACTGGATATCGCCGAACATACTTGGAAGCTCGATCCACGCGACCGGATGGGATTATTGATGGCGTGCTGCCGCGACTGCATCGGGGCGGTATCGGTCATTCCCGTGGAGGCCCAAGATGCCTAG
- a CDS encoding type II toxin-antitoxin system Y4mF family antitoxin, whose product MTEPLILFIKKRRRDLKLTQKDLADRAGVGLRFIREMEQGKISLRLDKVNQVLALFGHRMEPVAFRMEVDDEER is encoded by the coding sequence ATGACTGAGCCACTAATTCTATTCATCAAGAAACGGCGCCGAGACCTGAAGCTGACGCAGAAGGATCTGGCTGACCGCGCGGGTGTTGGTCTTCGCTTCATACGCGAAATGGAGCAAGGCAAAATCTCGCTCCGACTTGACAAGGTCAATCAGGTACTGGCGCTGTTTGGACATCGAATGGAGCCGGTGGCATTTCGTATGGAGGTGGATGATGAGGAGCGCTGA
- a CDS encoding beta-galactosidase: MINLGTQYYRPPFPVSKYWKEDIQKVKDSGFNCLQLWVMWSWVEAKPGKFDFDDYDRIIDFAEDSGLNVVLSTIAEVHPYWIHRVVPNSELVTNLGHKVISEHRNESHGGLTPGGCFDHPEVWKRMAGFIHETALHFRTRNNIAAWDAWNELRWNVQADGPVCYCEHTLRQYREWLEERFGSLEELNQDWIRRYDSWKDVMPGKTTSRPYTSMMSFTHFLTWRSSKHAEDRYKIIKAIYPDKDVTAHGPSPCMTVVGEGQLNQALNRGNDWDIADKLDGIGCSNFPAWWKMSNADYSLTMEMIHSAARGKKFWVSELQGGRSNIGFEVNHPVRAVEQQRWIWNSIACGADTVLLWCWRDEVFGCESNGFGFIGNDGFADERVSAMRHTGTILKEHASLFENYRPAQAEVAVLFSPQTYYLYFAQESEARKPLSSIRGFLLALTRNSVPFKVVEEEHLEELKGIKILFLPRVTAMSDATILKLKEFVVEGGTLYCEAETGAWDEKGIYRYPEERFPGTASGVTEVGRRQVPENPEFTAKVDGKTYKLRSFHMLSPWKSEENLNRSTQSTRRGEIGIPPEAQKNVSSLRSSRSSVQNSCIPESTYVLLAKTTDSEGALLAQVKLGKGKLILCGTYLGDEYEKACYSDFENLVLKFIADAGAGTGAIKIAAANKNDFNGYVYTRYGKSNGKDIAFVFFPEDGKSATLSFRSDLFTGGKVKDVFSGKELVMQKTGGVRKIKLTAGKSRMVILAE, from the coding sequence ATGATAAATCTTGGTACGCAATATTATCGCCCGCCGTTTCCTGTTTCAAAATACTGGAAGGAGGACATTCAGAAGGTTAAGGACTCCGGATTCAACTGTCTACAGCTTTGGGTCATGTGGTCGTGGGTGGAGGCCAAGCCGGGAAAGTTTGACTTTGATGACTATGACCGGATCATCGATTTTGCCGAAGACAGCGGGTTGAACGTCGTGTTGAGCACCATTGCGGAAGTCCACCCCTATTGGATCCACCGGGTTGTCCCCAACAGTGAACTGGTTACCAATCTGGGGCATAAGGTGATTTCCGAACACCGCAATGAGAGTCACGGCGGACTTACGCCGGGTGGATGTTTTGATCATCCTGAGGTTTGGAAACGGATGGCCGGGTTCATTCATGAGACGGCGCTTCATTTCAGGACGCGTAACAATATTGCCGCGTGGGATGCGTGGAATGAACTGAGATGGAATGTCCAGGCCGATGGGCCGGTATGCTATTGCGAGCATACCTTGAGGCAATACCGCGAATGGCTTGAAGAGCGGTTCGGGAGCCTGGAGGAACTCAACCAGGACTGGATCCGGCGTTACGATTCCTGGAAGGACGTCATGCCCGGGAAGACCACTTCCCGACCCTACACCTCAATGATGTCATTCACGCATTTTCTGACCTGGCGCTCGAGCAAACATGCCGAAGATCGCTACAAGATTATCAAGGCCATCTATCCGGATAAGGATGTCACTGCGCATGGTCCGAGTCCCTGCATGACGGTGGTGGGTGAGGGGCAGCTGAACCAGGCCTTGAACCGGGGTAATGATTGGGATATTGCCGACAAACTGGATGGTATCGGTTGTTCCAACTTCCCAGCCTGGTGGAAGATGAGCAATGCGGATTATTCGTTGACCATGGAGATGATTCATTCCGCCGCACGCGGAAAGAAATTCTGGGTCAGTGAACTCCAGGGGGGGCGGTCGAATATCGGCTTTGAGGTGAATCATCCGGTGCGGGCCGTTGAACAGCAGCGGTGGATCTGGAACAGCATCGCCTGCGGGGCGGATACGGTGTTGCTCTGGTGCTGGCGGGATGAAGTCTTTGGATGTGAGAGCAATGGATTCGGATTCATCGGGAATGACGGTTTTGCAGATGAACGCGTTTCGGCCATGCGGCATACGGGGACTATCCTGAAGGAGCATGCAAGTCTTTTTGAGAACTACAGGCCTGCTCAGGCGGAAGTGGCGGTCCTCTTTAGCCCCCAGACCTATTATCTCTATTTCGCTCAGGAGTCCGAGGCCCGGAAACCATTGAGCTCAATCAGGGGTTTCCTGCTGGCCCTGACACGCAACTCGGTTCCCTTCAAGGTTGTTGAGGAGGAGCATCTGGAGGAACTCAAGGGAATCAAGATCCTGTTCCTGCCCCGGGTGACGGCCATGAGCGATGCCACGATTTTAAAACTCAAAGAGTTTGTCGTGGAGGGGGGAACCTTGTATTGCGAAGCCGAAACCGGGGCCTGGGACGAAAAAGGCATCTACCGTTATCCCGAAGAGCGGTTCCCGGGAACCGCTTCCGGTGTGACGGAGGTCGGACGTCGTCAGGTTCCGGAGAACCCCGAGTTCACGGCGAAGGTCGATGGGAAAACCTATAAATTAAGGTCGTTCCATATGCTTTCCCCGTGGAAGAGTGAAGAGAATTTGAACAGAAGCACGCAAAGCACGCGAAGAGGGGAAATAGGTATTCCGCCGGAGGCGCAGAAGAACGTTTCCTCTTTGCGATCTTCGCGGTCTTCTGTTCAAAATTCTTGTATTCCGGAGTCGACATACGTCCTGTTGGCGAAAACTACGGATAGCGAGGGGGCACTGCTTGCGCAGGTAAAACTTGGCAAAGGCAAGCTGATCCTCTGCGGCACCTATCTTGGCGATGAGTATGAGAAGGCGTGCTATTCTGATTTCGAAAATCTGGTATTGAAGTTCATCGCAGACGCGGGGGCTGGAACGGGAGCGATCAAGATTGCCGCGGCAAATAAAAACGATTTCAATGGGTATGTATATACCCGCTACGGCAAGAGCAATGGTAAGGATATTGCCTTTGTTTTTTTTCCGGAAGACGGCAAATCCGCCACCTTGAGTTTTCGCAGCGACCTTTTCACCGGGGGCAAAGTGAAGGACGTTTTCTCCGGTAAAGAATTAGTGATGCAAAAAACGGGTGGTGTCAGAAAAATCAAACTTACAGCCGGTAAATCGAGGATGGTGATATTGGCGGAATGA
- a CDS encoding Gfo/Idh/MocA family oxidoreductase — MSKQIFKVGIIGAGSRGIETFGKTITGRQDAQVVALCDPNPVRMEFASKMLGILPNFYTSVEAMLAAERLDAVVITSPDYCHEANAVEALKGGVNVLIDKPLATTVNGCQAIMGAAEKSGKTIMMGFNLRHHDVLKRLKQLISGGVLGRIFLMENREFYDGGRTYMSRWNRLYANSGGLWIHKGSHDFDVFNWLLDFPKPVKVSAFAGIDVLKPQYIPFVVKHGVPVGPTCRQCPYRETCPDVFKIADLQNSAWSDRALAADGYAKDLCMYTSVKDTHDNGIAMVEYENGVKVSHLECFVTSLNDRLFTVVGDRGQAEVSLEKRTILIRPRWSQEVITHQIPEAQGGHGGADPLLVEAFFKVLKGEETNTSTTEHGLWSTAIGQAAEISRREERTVKVAELF; from the coding sequence ATGAGCAAACAAATATTCAAGGTGGGAATTATAGGCGCAGGTAGCAGGGGAATAGAGACTTTTGGAAAGACCATTACCGGGCGCCAAGATGCACAGGTCGTGGCCCTTTGTGACCCTAATCCGGTCCGTATGGAATTTGCCTCAAAAATGCTGGGCATTTTGCCGAACTTTTATACTTCGGTTGAAGCCATGTTGGCTGCCGAAAGACTCGATGCGGTCGTGATCACCAGTCCGGACTACTGCCATGAAGCCAATGCGGTGGAGGCGCTGAAGGGTGGAGTCAATGTGCTGATCGACAAGCCTCTGGCAACCACGGTCAATGGGTGCCAGGCTATCATGGGTGCCGCGGAAAAATCCGGAAAAACCATTATGATGGGGTTTAATTTGCGCCATCACGATGTGCTGAAAAGACTGAAGCAGCTGATTTCCGGCGGCGTCTTGGGGCGGATCTTCTTGATGGAGAATCGTGAATTCTATGATGGCGGCCGTACCTATATGTCGCGTTGGAACCGCCTGTATGCCAATAGCGGGGGCCTCTGGATTCATAAGGGGAGTCATGATTTCGATGTCTTTAACTGGCTCCTGGATTTTCCGAAACCGGTCAAGGTCAGCGCCTTTGCCGGAATCGATGTGCTCAAGCCGCAATATATTCCGTTTGTGGTAAAGCACGGTGTGCCGGTTGGGCCCACCTGCCGACAATGCCCGTATAGGGAAACGTGCCCGGATGTTTTCAAGATCGCCGATCTCCAGAACAGTGCCTGGAGTGACCGCGCGTTGGCGGCCGATGGCTATGCCAAAGACCTCTGCATGTACACCTCCGTCAAGGACACCCATGACAATGGCATTGCCATGGTTGAGTATGAAAACGGCGTTAAGGTCAGTCATCTCGAATGTTTTGTCACCTCCTTGAATGACCGCCTCTTCACGGTAGTCGGTGATCGCGGCCAGGCGGAAGTCAGCCTGGAGAAGCGGACGATACTCATCCGGCCGCGTTGGAGCCAGGAAGTGATCACGCACCAGATTCCCGAGGCACAAGGCGGGCATGGCGGAGCCGACCCCCTGCTGGTGGAGGCCTTTTTCAAGGTGCTCAAGGGCGAAGAAACGAACACCTCGACCACGGAACACGGCCTGTGGTCCACCGCCATCGGACAGGCGGCGGAAATCTCGCGTCGCGAAGAGCGTACCGTGAAAGTCGCCGAGTTATTCTAA
- a CDS encoding DUF4838 domain-containing protein — protein sequence MINKTKSVLSAMAMALIVTGTVVTGEVRLAAKGEALCVIVVPPGSLAGAGDVSVRSPAERKERQALFRDSVADLALYLGKISGAKFEVVEGLPAGDKRTPIYIGPEAQKVFGPVGKTMAGKFAFRVIAGRKGVGLYGESEYGTSYAIYELLGRLGCRWYMPSEMGECIPQTATLDLPESDVVLAPATEYRGMWDDTADHDFLRRNRLNGNRLVGGHALESYVTKEQRDAHPEWCLLVGGKPHPLYLRWTRQDVADTIADNIIQRLDKDYATSISLSPGDYVVPTDDPEEMKFDPVPRVWEPAANQWSVSDRLILLANRVAERVGKKYPDVKFVLYIYVNYSMPPVNQKVHPNVIPALAPIDFNRQHPMTWPNHPNQMWLMDIVQGWGKAAPHVAFRGYGFNLAELSAPNPYITKWGTDISIMMSNNCTYWMPETKGGWASMLPGYQLGIRLTFDPTLKPDAVIQEMMERFYGAAAEPMTRYWYRLDQAWLKANEYSGSAFSYLRIFTPEVMKESRAAVDEALSKCRTIPEYQRVQLVNESQTLFELFMKMRRDWAAGRLEGLGKDMDQWRGSLNDMSRRYKAQFAIHWITQEYVDSQFGIAYSNASQVAKAMSPLAPALMKWKYCYDKDKNAETLGWTKPEFDDAAWKTTHVVEETWSTLGHHNTMGRMAYRVNVNLTAVPVGKRAFLWIGSTDGTAKVFVNGQHVKYVVPGKGESLDAFNGYCDPAMFDVTAAVKAGVNQLTILCERKWLNEVGTGGLMGPVVLFRDK from the coding sequence GTGATAAACAAAACGAAGAGTGTCCTTTCGGCCATGGCGATGGCTCTGATCGTGACTGGAACCGTTGTAACCGGTGAGGTCCGTCTGGCCGCCAAGGGCGAGGCCCTTTGCGTGATCGTCGTGCCGCCGGGTTCACTGGCAGGTGCGGGTGATGTATCGGTGAGGAGTCCGGCTGAACGCAAGGAGCGGCAGGCACTCTTCCGCGATTCCGTGGCCGACCTGGCCTTGTATCTTGGCAAAATCTCGGGTGCGAAGTTTGAGGTGGTCGAAGGGCTGCCGGCCGGGGACAAGCGGACGCCGATCTACATCGGCCCGGAGGCGCAGAAAGTGTTCGGGCCGGTCGGCAAGACCATGGCCGGGAAGTTTGCCTTCCGCGTGATAGCCGGGCGCAAGGGCGTGGGCCTCTATGGCGAATCGGAATATGGCACCAGTTACGCGATCTATGAACTGCTGGGACGGTTGGGGTGTCGTTGGTATATGCCGTCGGAGATGGGTGAATGCATCCCCCAGACGGCCACTTTGGATCTTCCGGAGTCGGATGTGGTTTTGGCGCCTGCGACGGAATACCGCGGGATGTGGGATGATACGGCTGATCATGATTTCCTCCGTCGTAACCGGTTGAACGGAAACCGTCTGGTCGGCGGACATGCGTTGGAAAGCTACGTTACCAAGGAACAGCGTGACGCCCATCCTGAATGGTGCCTGCTGGTCGGGGGCAAGCCACATCCCCTGTACCTGCGTTGGACGCGCCAGGATGTGGCTGATACCATCGCGGATAATATTATCCAGCGACTCGACAAAGACTATGCCACGTCGATCTCCCTGTCACCGGGCGACTATGTGGTGCCTACTGATGATCCTGAAGAGATGAAGTTCGACCCTGTGCCCCGGGTCTGGGAGCCTGCCGCTAATCAGTGGTCGGTTTCTGATCGGCTGATCCTGCTTGCCAACCGGGTGGCTGAACGGGTTGGCAAGAAATATCCGGACGTGAAGTTTGTCCTCTATATCTACGTGAACTACTCCATGCCGCCGGTGAACCAGAAAGTGCATCCCAACGTGATTCCCGCGCTGGCGCCGATTGATTTCAACCGCCAGCATCCAATGACCTGGCCGAACCACCCCAACCAGATGTGGCTGATGGATATCGTCCAGGGGTGGGGCAAGGCCGCGCCGCATGTGGCTTTCCGCGGTTATGGCTTCAACCTGGCGGAGTTGTCCGCGCCCAATCCCTATATCACCAAGTGGGGCACCGATATCTCGATTATGATGAGCAACAACTGCACCTACTGGATGCCCGAGACCAAGGGGGGGTGGGCCTCCATGTTGCCGGGGTATCAACTGGGCATCCGTTTGACGTTTGATCCGACCCTGAAGCCGGACGCGGTGATTCAGGAGATGATGGAGCGGTTCTACGGGGCGGCCGCGGAGCCGATGACCCGTTACTGGTATCGCCTGGATCAGGCCTGGCTTAAGGCCAACGAGTATTCGGGTAGTGCCTTCAGCTATCTAAGGATATTCACGCCGGAGGTCATGAAAGAGTCCCGTGCGGCAGTGGATGAGGCGCTGTCCAAGTGTCGTACCATTCCCGAATACCAGCGGGTTCAGTTGGTGAACGAATCGCAGACCCTGTTCGAGCTGTTCATGAAGATGCGGCGGGACTGGGCGGCGGGGCGGCTGGAAGGGTTGGGCAAGGACATGGATCAATGGCGGGGCTCGCTGAACGACATGAGTCGACGCTACAAGGCCCAGTTCGCGATCCACTGGATTACGCAGGAATATGTCGATAGCCAGTTTGGCATTGCATATTCGAATGCCAGCCAGGTGGCGAAGGCTATGTCGCCCCTGGCCCCGGCACTGATGAAGTGGAAGTACTGTTACGACAAGGATAAGAATGCCGAAACGTTGGGCTGGACGAAGCCGGAGTTTGATGACGCCGCCTGGAAGACCACCCATGTGGTGGAGGAGACGTGGTCCACGCTAGGACACCATAACACCATGGGACGGATGGCGTACCGGGTCAATGTGAACCTGACGGCCGTGCCGGTAGGCAAGAGAGCCTTCCTGTGGATCGGCTCCACGGATGGTACCGCCAAGGTTTTTGTGAATGGACAGCATGTGAAGTATGTCGTGCCGGGTAAGGGCGAGAGTCTGGACGCCTTTAACGGGTATTGTGATCCGGCGATGTTTGATGTCACCGCCGCAGTGAAGGCCGGAGTGAATCAACTGACGATCCTCTGCGAGCGCAAGTGGCTCAACGAGGTGGGTACGGGCGGCTTGATGGGGCCGGTGGTGCTGTTTCGGGATAAGTAA
- a CDS encoding DUF4838 domain-containing protein, with the protein MSKVKTVVSAMVMALIVTGTVVAGEVRLAAKGEARCVIVVAPGSLAGEGDAKIRSLAERKERQLLFRESVADLAIYLGKMSGAKFEVVEGLPAGDKRTPIYIGAEAQKVFGPVGKTMAGKFAFRVVAGRKGVGLYGESEYGTSYAIYELLGRLGCRWYMPSEMGECIPQAATLELPELDVALAPATEYRGMWDDTADHDFLRRNRMNGNLLASNQLGLENCISKEQLAAHPEWQLQVNGKPSGYLKWTRQDIADAVADTIIQRLDKDYTPTVSLTPGDYVVPTDDPEEVLADPVPRVWEPAANKWSITDRLVLLANRVAEKVGKKYPDVRFGVLMYVNYSMPPMKYKVHPNVIPVISPIDFNRQHPMTWPNHPNQTWLLDMVKGWGKISPRMGYYYYGMNLAELSAPNPFITKWGTDIPIIMSNHCTYWMPETKGGWASMLPGYQLGIRLTFDPTLKPDAVIQEMMERFYGPAAEPMSRYWHVMDRAWVDANEYSGSAFGYLRMFTPEVMKQARAAVDEALSKCRTIPEYQRVQLVNESQTLFELFMKMRRDWAAGRLEGLGKDMDQWRGSLNDMSRRYKAQFAIHWITQEYVDSQFGIAYSNASQVAKSMSPLAPALVKWKYCYDKDKNAETLGWTKPEFDDAAWKTTHVVEETWSTLGHHNTMGRMAYRVNVNLASVPAGKKVFLWIGSNDGTAKVFVNGQHVKYNEKGELKDVFNGYCQPAMFDVTAVVKAGANQLTILCERQWLNELGTGGLMGPVVMFRDK; encoded by the coding sequence ATGAGCAAAGTAAAAACTGTCGTTTCGGCCATGGTGATGGCCCTGATCGTGACTGGAACCGTTGTAGCCGGGGAAGTGAGACTGGCCGCCAAGGGCGAGGCCCGTTGTGTGATCGTCGTGGCGCCGGGTTCACTGGCCGGGGAAGGGGATGCCAAGATCCGGAGTCTGGCAGAGCGGAAGGAACGGCAACTCCTGTTTCGTGAGTCCGTAGCCGATCTCGCTATTTATCTTGGCAAGATGTCAGGTGCGAAGTTTGAGGTGGTCGAAGGGTTGCCGGCCGGGGACAAGCGGACGCCGATCTACATCGGCGCGGAGGCGCAGAAGGTGTTCGGGCCGGTAGGAAAGACCATGGCTGGGAAATTTGCCTTCCGCGTGGTGGCCGGGCGCAAGGGCGTGGGCCTCTATGGCGAATCGGAATATGGCACCAGTTACGCGATCTATGAACTGCTGGGACGGTTGGGGTGTCGTTGGTATATGCCGTCGGAGATGGGGGAATGCATCCCCCAGGCGGCCACGTTGGAACTTCCTGAACTGGATGTGGCCTTGGCGCCTGCGACGGAATACCGCGGGATGTGGGATGACACGGCTGATCATGATTTCCTCCGTCGTAACCGCATGAATGGAAACTTGTTGGCCTCCAATCAACTGGGGTTGGAAAACTGTATTTCAAAGGAGCAATTGGCCGCACATCCCGAATGGCAACTGCAGGTCAATGGCAAGCCCTCCGGATACTTGAAGTGGACGCGCCAGGATATCGCCGATGCCGTCGCGGATACCATTATCCAGCGGCTCGACAAGGACTACACACCCACAGTATCATTGACCCCCGGCGATTATGTGGTGCCTACCGACGATCCTGAAGAGGTTCTGGCTGATCCCGTGCCGCGGGTCTGGGAGCCTGCCGCCAATAAATGGTCAATCACGGATCGACTGGTCCTGCTGGCCAACCGTGTAGCCGAAAAGGTGGGGAAGAAATACCCTGATGTGCGTTTCGGGGTGCTGATGTATGTCAATTACTCCATGCCGCCGATGAAGTACAAGGTGCACCCGAATGTCATTCCTGTAATTTCCCCGATCGATTTCAATCGTCAGCATCCAATGACCTGGCCGAACCACCCCAATCAGACCTGGTTGCTGGATATGGTGAAAGGGTGGGGAAAGATTTCGCCGCGCATGGGCTATTACTACTACGGGATGAATCTGGCGGAGTTGTCCGCGCCCAATCCGTTCATTACCAAGTGGGGGACGGACATCCCGATCATCATGAGCAACCACTGCACCTACTGGATGCCCGAGACCAAGGGGGGCTGGGCCTCCATGTTGCCGGGCTATCAACTGGGAATCCGCCTGACGTTTGACCCGACCCTGAAGCCGGACGCGGTGATCCAGGAGATGATGGAGCGGTTCTATGGACCGGCGGCGGAGCCGATGAGCCGATACTGGCATGTCATGGATCGGGCCTGGGTGGACGCTAATGAGTATTCCGGTAGCGCGTTCGGATATCTGAGGATGTTCACGCCCGAGGTGATGAAGCAGGCCCGGGCGGCGGTGGATGAGGCGCTGTCCAAGTGCCGCACTATTCCCGAATACCAGCGGGTTCAGTTGGTGAACGAATCGCAGACCCTGTTCGAGCTGTTCATGAAGATGCGGCGGGACTGGGCGGCGGGGCGGCTGGAAGGGTTGGGCAAGGACATGGATCAATGGCGGGGCTCGCTGAACGACATGAGTCGACGCTACAAGGCCCAGTTCGCGATCCACTGGATTACGCAGGAATATGTCGATAGCCAGTTTGGCATTGCGTATTCGAATGCCAGCCAGGTGGCGAAGTCGATGTCGCCACTGGCTCCGGCACTGGTGAAGTGGAAATACTGTTACGATAAGGATAAGAATGCCGAAACGCTGGGCTGGACAAAGCCGGAGTTTGATGATGCCGCCTGGAAGACCACCCATGTGGTGGAGGAGACGTGGTCGACGCTAGGACACCACAACACCATGGGACGGATGGCGTATCGGGTCAATGTGAACCTGGCATCTGTTCCGGCCGGGAAGAAGGTCTTCCTGTGGATTGGTTCCAACGATGGTACCGCCAAGGTATTTGTGAACGGGCAGCATGTGAAGTATAACGAAAAAGGTGAATTGAAAGATGTCTTTAACGGATATTGTCAACCGGCAATGTTTGATGTCACCGCCGTGGTGAAGGCCGGAGCCAATCAGCTGACGATCCTCTGTGAGCGCCAGTGGCTCAATGAGTTGGGGACGGGTGGCTTGATGGGGCCGGTGGTGATGTTCCGGGATAAGTAA